From the Flavobacterium gyeonganense genome, the window ACAAACTACGCTTTTAGACAAAAAATACAAAAGCTTCTCCAGAAACGGAGCTAATCTTGCCGAAGAAAAAAAGACCGCTTACGCGAAATCGACAAAGAATTATCGAAATTGAGTTTACAGTTTGGCGAAAATGTTTTGGCTGAAACCAATAACTTCGAATTGCATTTAACTGATGAAAGCGATTTAGCCGGATTACCGGAAGGTACAATCGAAGCTGCCCGCTTATTAGCCAAAGAGAAACAAAAAGAAGGCTGGATTTTTACTTTAGATTATCCTAGTTATGTTCCGTTTTTGACTTATGCTGATAATCGCGAACTGCGTAAAAAAATGACTATTGCTTTTGGAGCAAAAGGTTTTCAAAAAAATGAATTCAACAACGAAGAAAATGTTCTGAAAATTGCTAAACTTCGTCATGAAAGAGCCAATTTATTAGGATATAAAACCCACGCTCATTTTGTTCTGGAAGAAAGAATGGCACAAAGCCCGGATAAAGTTTTTACTTTTTTGAATGATTTACTGGCGAAAGCTAAACCTGCAGCGCAAAAAGAATTTGCAGAACTGACTTCTTTTGCAAAAGAATTAGACGGAATCGAACAATTGGAAAAATGGGATGGAGCTTATTATTCTGAAAAATTAAAACAACAGCTTTTCAATTTGGATGATGAAAAACTAAAACCGTATTTTCAATTGGAAAAAGTTTTAGAAGGTGCTTTTACAGTTGCCAATAAACTTTTCGGATTGACTTTTACTGAAGTTTTTGACATTGATAAATACCATGAAGAAGTTTCAACTTATGAAGTTCGGGATGCTGATAATAATTTGGTTTCGATTTTCTACGCTGATTTCTTCCCAAGAAAAGGAAAAAGAAACGGTGCCTGGATGACTTCATTTAAGTCGCAATATGTAAAGAATGGCGTAAACGAAAGACCTCATATTTCGAACGTTTGTAATTTTACAAAACCAACTGAAACAAAACCATCTTTATTGACTTTTAATGAAGTAACGACTTTATTCCACGAATTTGGTCACGGCTTACACGGAATGCTGGCAAACACTACATACCCGAGTTTATCCGGAACTTCTGTTTATTGGGATTTCGTAGAATTACCAAGTCAGATTATGGAAAACTGGTGTTACGAGCCTGAAGCTTTGGCTTTGTTTGCGAATCATTATGAAACTGGAGAAATTATTCCTATTGAGTATGTTCAGAAAATTAAAGAAAGTGCCAGTTTCCAGGAAGGTTTAGCGACATTGCGTCAATTAAGTTTTGGATTATTGGATATGGCATGGCACGGACAAGATCCGACAGGAATTACTGATTTAAAAGCTTTCGAAACCGAACAATTTGCCAATACGCAATTGTATCCGGATGTAAAAGAAAATGCTATGAGTATAGCTTTTTCACATATTTTCCAGGGCGGTTATTCTTCCGGATATTACAGCTACAAATGGGCAGAAGTTCTGGATGCAGATGCTTTTGAATATTTTCAGGAAAATGGAATCTTCAACACAGAAATAGCGAAAAAATTTAAAGATAATGTGCTTTCTAAAGGTGGAACAGAACATCCGATGATTTTGTACAAACGTTTCAGAGGTCAGGAACCAAAGCCTGAGGCTTTGTTGAAAAGAGCGGGATTGTTGTAGATCTCTGACTTCTTAGAGGAATAAATAGTAAAACCGGAGCAGCAATACTTCGGTTTTTTATTTCTTGGCTTTAGCCATAAAAATAATTTTACTTATCTTGACTTAAATTTTGGCTTAATCTTATAAAAAAATTCAGTTTGAAAAAGTATTTAAAAATAGCATTTTACCTTGCCATTATCGGATTGATTACAATTATTTCTGTAAACTATCACGTAAAATCATCTACCAAAAAGTATATTCATCATTCTTTGAGAAGGTTTCCTAAAAATGATGTTGGAATTATTTTTGGCGCCGGAATCAACGGGGATCAGCCCAGTAAATATCTTAAGGACAGACTCGATGCCGGAATCCGTTTGTACAAAGCAAAAAGAATCAATAAAATATTACTTTCAGGAGATAATGGCCGCGAGGAGTACGATGAATTAACAGTGATGAAAAACTATTGTTACCGACATGGAGTTGACACCACAAAAATTTTTATTGATTATGCCGGTTTCGATACCTATTCTACCCTGTACAGAGCGAAATATATTTTTAAAATAAAAAAGGCAACTTTAATCTCTCAAAAATATCATTTAAACAGAGCGATTTATATTGGAAAACAACTTGGAATAAAATCTGTTGGTTATTCTGCAAATAAAGGAGAATACCGCGGTTACGAATATGTCTGCTTCCGGGAATATTTATCTACTTTCAAGTCTTTTTTTGATGTTTTGCGAAATCGTGAACCACACTTTTTAGGCAATCCAATAAATATTAACGGTCCTTCAAATTATTCCAAAGAAGACAAACGATAAAAAAACAAAACCCTACGAATTAACTGTAGGGTTTGTAGTTTAAAGACAAGATAGAAATCTTCATTATTTACTCTTTTTCTAAAACCCGTTTTGCCAGTTTTCCAACTGTTAATCCCTGAACAACAATTGAAAATAAAACGACAATATAAGTTACTTCTAGCAACAGGTTTTTATATTCTCCTTCAGGCATAGAAAGCACCAGTGCAATTGAAACTCCACCGCGAATTCCGCCCCAGACCAGAACCATCAAAGAACCTTTGTTGTAGGCTGATCTGATTCCAAAAAACTTAAATATATCGAAAAATTGCCATGGCAAAACTATAGAGGTCAATCTTGAAAAAAGTACTATAAAAATGGCAACAAAACCTGTTAGTAATTGTTTGTTCAAATCTGGCAGCAATAACAATTCAAAACCAATAAATAAAAATAAAACAGCATTTAGTATTTCATCGATAAGTTCCCAGAACTTTCCCAGATAGTCTTTAGTAACTTCACTCATGGCTACTTTTTTACCATAATTCCCAATAATCAATCCCGCAACTACCATTGCCAGCGGACTTGAAACGTGAAGGCTCTGGGCAACTAAAAACCCTCCTGTTACTATCGAAAGCGTGATTAAAACCGAAACTTTATAATCATCTATTTTCTTCATAACCTTCGATGCTGTAAATCCGAAAACAACTCCCAATAAAAGTCCTCCAATTCCCTCCTTGATAAATAACCAGGTAATCGAGCCTAAAGTTGCATCAAATGTAGGATCAGTAGCCATTTTAAGAACAACCGCAAACATCACTACTGCTACTCCATCATTAAATAAAGATTCGCCAACGATTTTGGTTTCTATTCTTTTAGGGACTTTAGCCTCTTTCAAAACTCCCAACACCACAATTGGGTCAGTTGGAGATATTAATGTTCCGAAGACTAAACAAAATATATAAGGAATTTTTATTCCTAAAATTGGCGCGATGTAATAAAGCAGGATTGAAATGATTAAAGCTGATAGTACAACGCTTATAGTAGAATAAATCATAATGGGAACTTTCTGCTCTTTAAGATCAGACATATTTACATGAAGTGCTCCTGCAAATAAAAGAAAGTTCAACATTGCGCCCATTAAAATCGCATTGAAATCAAATTCTTTTATCAAATCAAAAAAATGTTTTGTAGTCGCAGGAAAATAAGAATCTCCTAAAAGACGAATCCCTACTGAAACCAGCATCGCAATAATCATGATTCCGATCGTTCCCGGAAGTTTTAAAAATCTTAGGTTTAAATAG encodes:
- a CDS encoding SanA/YdcF family protein; the encoded protein is MKKYLKIAFYLAIIGLITIISVNYHVKSSTKKYIHHSLRRFPKNDVGIIFGAGINGDQPSKYLKDRLDAGIRLYKAKRINKILLSGDNGREEYDELTVMKNYCYRHGVDTTKIFIDYAGFDTYSTLYRAKYIFKIKKATLISQKYHLNRAIYIGKQLGIKSVGYSANKGEYRGYEYVCFREYLSTFKSFFDVLRNREPHFLGNPININGPSNYSKEDKR
- a CDS encoding cation:proton antiporter, which codes for MELYYTFSVLIVLASFFAYLNLRFLKLPGTIGIMIIAMLVSVGIRLLGDSYFPATTKHFFDLIKEFDFNAILMGAMLNFLLFAGALHVNMSDLKEQKVPIMIYSTISVVLSALIISILLYYIAPILGIKIPYIFCLVFGTLISPTDPIVVLGVLKEAKVPKRIETKIVGESLFNDGVAVVMFAVVLKMATDPTFDATLGSITWLFIKEGIGGLLLGVVFGFTASKVMKKIDDYKVSVLITLSIVTGGFLVAQSLHVSSPLAMVVAGLIIGNYGKKVAMSEVTKDYLGKFWELIDEILNAVLFLFIGFELLLLPDLNKQLLTGFVAIFIVLFSRLTSIVLPWQFFDIFKFFGIRSAYNKGSLMVLVWGGIRGGVSIALVLSMPEGEYKNLLLEVTYIVVLFSIVVQGLTVGKLAKRVLEKE